Proteins from one Paenibacillus amylolyticus genomic window:
- a CDS encoding alpha-ketoacid dehydrogenase subunit beta: MAQMNMKEAIRDALRVELKRDPNVLLFGEDVGNVGGVFRVTEGLQKEFGEERVFDTPLAESAIGGLAVGLGVQGFRPVAEIQFVGFIFEALDQMVVQAARMRFRSGGKYNSPIVFRTPFGGGVKAAELHTDSLEGLLTQTPGIKVVVPSNPYDAKGLMIASIRDNDPVFFMEHLNLYHAFRAEVPEEDYVVELGKANVVREGSDVTIITYGMMVHTSVKAAEELEKQGIKVEVIDLRTVSPIDIDTIVASIKKTNRAIVVQEAQKSAGVAAEVIAQINEKAILHLEAPVLRVAGPDTVYPFAQIEDTWLPNPARIVAAVNKVVNF, translated from the coding sequence ATGGCACAAATGAACATGAAAGAAGCAATCCGTGATGCGCTTCGCGTGGAGCTGAAACGTGATCCTAACGTTCTGCTTTTCGGTGAAGACGTAGGTAATGTAGGCGGCGTTTTCCGTGTAACGGAAGGTCTGCAAAAAGAGTTTGGCGAAGAGCGTGTATTTGATACACCGCTGGCTGAGTCCGCTATTGGTGGTCTGGCTGTAGGTCTGGGTGTACAAGGCTTCCGTCCGGTTGCTGAGATCCAATTCGTTGGTTTTATCTTCGAAGCTCTTGACCAAATGGTAGTGCAAGCTGCTCGTATGCGTTTCCGCTCCGGTGGAAAATACAATTCTCCAATCGTATTCCGTACACCATTCGGTGGCGGTGTTAAAGCGGCAGAATTGCATACAGATTCCCTGGAAGGTCTGCTTACGCAAACACCAGGTATCAAAGTAGTTGTTCCTTCTAACCCATACGATGCAAAAGGTTTGATGATCGCTTCTATTCGCGATAACGATCCTGTATTCTTCATGGAGCACTTGAACCTGTATCATGCTTTCCGTGCAGAAGTGCCTGAAGAAGATTACGTTGTTGAATTGGGTAAAGCGAACGTTGTTCGTGAAGGTTCCGATGTAACGATCATTACTTACGGTATGATGGTTCACACTTCTGTGAAAGCAGCAGAGGAACTTGAAAAACAAGGAATCAAAGTTGAAGTTATCGACCTTCGTACGGTTAGCCCGATCGACATCGATACCATCGTTGCTTCCATTAAGAAAACAAACCGTGCAATTGTTGTACAGGAAGCTCAAAAGAGCGCAGGTGTTGCAGCTGAAGTCATTGCCCAAATCAATGAAAAAGCAATCCTGCACCTGGAAGCACCGGTTCTGCGTGTAGCTGGTCCGGATACTGTATATCCTTTTGCACAAATCGAAGATACATGGCTGCCTAACCCGGCACGTATCGTTGCTGCGGTTAATAAAGTCGTAAATTTCTAA
- a CDS encoding dihydrolipoamide acetyltransferase family protein produces the protein MAKFEYKFPELGEGLHEGEIIKMHIKVGDKVTDDDIIMEVQNDKAVVEVPCPVNGTVTEVFAKDGQICHVGEVVAIIDAEGEIPEQDDAPAGDQGEQEKDAAQGGADTSGSSAAASSSDAAKEGGNNSVPAVPAKDVLATPSVRKFAREQGVDIAQVNGTGNNGKVTKEDVESFKNGGGSSAAASSEAPAKEEKKSAAPAAAAADQYLEEERVPFKGIRKAISNAMVKSAYTAPHVTIMDEVDVTELVAFRTRMKPIAEKKGTKVTYLPFIVKALVAASRQFPALNAMIDEEANEIVYKKYYNIGIATDTDNGLIVPVIKDADRKSIWMIADSIRDLAARGRDGKLSANEMRGSTISISNIGSAGGMFFTPIINFPEVAILGTGRISEKAVIKNGEVVAAPVMALSLSFDHRIIDGATAQNFMNYIKQLLANPELLVMEV, from the coding sequence TTGGCTAAATTTGAATATAAATTCCCTGAACTAGGCGAAGGCCTACACGAAGGTGAAATCATCAAGATGCACATCAAAGTCGGTGATAAAGTAACTGACGACGATATCATCATGGAAGTACAGAACGACAAAGCGGTAGTAGAAGTACCTTGTCCGGTTAACGGAACAGTGACTGAAGTATTCGCTAAAGACGGTCAAATCTGCCACGTTGGTGAAGTTGTAGCGATCATTGATGCTGAAGGTGAAATTCCTGAGCAAGACGACGCTCCTGCTGGCGATCAAGGCGAGCAAGAGAAAGATGCAGCTCAAGGCGGAGCTGATACTAGCGGTTCTTCTGCAGCAGCTTCCAGCTCGGATGCAGCTAAAGAAGGCGGAAATAACAGCGTTCCAGCAGTACCTGCCAAAGATGTATTGGCAACTCCAAGCGTGCGTAAATTTGCTCGCGAACAAGGTGTAGACATCGCTCAGGTTAACGGTACTGGCAACAACGGTAAAGTAACCAAAGAAGATGTTGAATCCTTCAAAAACGGTGGCGGTTCTTCCGCAGCGGCATCTTCTGAAGCTCCGGCTAAAGAAGAGAAAAAATCCGCAGCACCAGCAGCGGCTGCAGCTGATCAATACCTTGAAGAAGAGCGCGTACCATTCAAAGGTATCCGTAAAGCGATCTCTAATGCAATGGTTAAATCGGCTTACACAGCACCTCACGTTACAATCATGGACGAAGTGGACGTAACTGAATTGGTTGCTTTCCGTACTCGCATGAAACCAATCGCTGAGAAAAAAGGAACAAAAGTTACGTATCTGCCATTCATCGTTAAAGCACTGGTTGCGGCTTCCCGCCAATTCCCTGCTCTGAACGCTATGATTGATGAAGAAGCTAACGAAATTGTTTACAAAAAATACTACAACATCGGTATTGCAACAGATACAGACAACGGCTTGATCGTTCCTGTTATCAAAGATGCTGATCGTAAATCCATCTGGATGATCGCTGATTCTATCCGTGATCTGGCAGCTCGTGGCCGTGACGGCAAATTGAGCGCGAATGAAATGAGAGGAAGCACAATCTCCATCAGTAACATCGGTTCTGCTGGCGGTATGTTCTTCACTCCAATCATCAACTTCCCTGAAGTTGCTATTCTCGGAACAGGACGCATCAGCGAAAAAGCAGTGATCAAAAACGGCGAAGTAGTTGCAGCACCTGTAATGGCTCTTTCCCTGAGCTTTGACCACCGTATCATCGATGGCGCAACAGCACAAAACTTTATGAATTACATTAAACAGCTGCTCGCTAACCCTGAGCTGCTTGTTATGGAGGTGTAA
- the lpdA gene encoding dihydrolipoyl dehydrogenase yields the protein MVVGDASLNIDTLVIGAGPGGYVAAIRAAQLGQSVLIVDKSELGGVCLNRGCIPSKALISAAHQYESALHGEAFGISAENVKVDFSKTQEFKNGVVKKMTGGVAGLLKGNKVEVFNGECMFINENEARVFNDHESPRYKFKNAIIATGSRPIELKPFPFGGRILSSTEALNLPEVPKSMIVIGGGYIGAELGQMYSKFGAKVTIIEGLDTVLPGFDKDMTSLVAKNMKKTGIEIVTGAKAESAEQTDKDVTVKYSVNGESKEVTADYLLVTVGRRPNTDGELGLDLIGVDVDERGFVKVDHQGRTSIPHIFAIGDIVSGLALAHKASYEGKVAAEAIAGQPSIVDYKCMPAVVFTDPECSSVGYTEKEAKEKGYKVKAGKFPYAGNGRAVSLNHAEGFVKIVADEESGLVLGCQIVGLEASNLIAELGLAIEMGATLEDLALTIHAHPTLGEIVMEAAELVMGHPIHIISR from the coding sequence ATGGTAGTAGGCGACGCTTCTCTCAATATCGACACATTAGTAATTGGTGCGGGTCCTGGCGGCTATGTAGCTGCCATCCGCGCTGCTCAACTTGGCCAAAGCGTATTGATCGTAGACAAATCCGAACTGGGCGGCGTTTGTTTGAACCGCGGATGTATTCCATCCAAAGCCCTGATCTCTGCTGCACACCAATATGAGTCTGCACTTCACGGTGAAGCTTTTGGTATCTCTGCTGAGAACGTAAAAGTGGACTTCAGCAAAACTCAAGAATTCAAAAACGGCGTTGTTAAGAAAATGACTGGCGGCGTAGCTGGTTTGCTCAAAGGCAACAAAGTTGAAGTTTTCAACGGTGAGTGCATGTTCATTAACGAAAACGAAGCTCGTGTATTCAATGACCACGAGTCTCCACGTTACAAATTTAAAAATGCAATTATTGCAACAGGTTCCCGTCCAATCGAACTGAAACCTTTCCCGTTTGGCGGACGCATTCTGTCTTCGACAGAAGCTCTGAACTTGCCTGAAGTACCAAAAAGCATGATCGTTATCGGTGGCGGATATATCGGTGCTGAGCTTGGTCAAATGTACTCCAAATTCGGTGCAAAAGTAACAATCATCGAAGGTTTGGATACAGTACTGCCAGGTTTCGATAAAGATATGACTAGCCTCGTGGCTAAAAACATGAAGAAAACAGGCATCGAAATCGTAACGGGTGCAAAAGCTGAAAGTGCTGAGCAAACGGATAAAGATGTAACTGTTAAATATTCTGTAAATGGTGAGTCCAAAGAAGTTACTGCAGACTACCTGTTGGTAACGGTTGGACGTCGTCCAAACACAGATGGTGAGCTTGGTTTGGACCTGATCGGTGTAGACGTTGACGAGCGTGGATTCGTTAAAGTTGACCACCAAGGCCGCACTAGCATTCCGCACATCTTTGCAATTGGTGATATCGTATCTGGTTTGGCTCTGGCACACAAAGCTTCTTATGAAGGTAAAGTGGCTGCTGAAGCAATCGCAGGACAACCATCTATAGTTGACTACAAATGTATGCCGGCTGTTGTGTTCACAGATCCAGAATGTTCCAGCGTAGGTTACACTGAAAAAGAAGCTAAAGAAAAAGGTTACAAAGTAAAAGCAGGCAAATTCCCTTATGCGGGTAACGGTCGTGCTGTATCTTTGAACCATGCTGAAGGCTTCGTGAAAATCGTAGCTGACGAAGAAAGCGGCCTTGTATTGGGTTGCCAAATCGTAGGTCTGGAAGCTTCCAACTTGATTGCTGAGCTTGGTTTGGCAATTGAAATGGGCGCTACTTTGGAAGATCTGGCTCTCACAATTCACGCTCACCCAACTTTGGGCGAAATCGTGATGGAAGCAGCGGAATTGGTTATGGGTCACCCGATCCACATCATCTCCCGTTAA
- the thyA gene encoding thymidylate synthase, which yields MKNYLDLLQDILNSGVHKGDRTGTGTQSVFGRQLRYDLSEGFPLVTTKRIHLKSVIHELLWFLSGDTNISYLKENGVKIWDDWADENGDLGPVYGSQWRTWEAPNGEKIDQIAAVIDSIKNNPDSRRHLVSAWNVAEINNMKLPPCHFAFQFYVAEGKLSCMLTMRSVDTFLGLPFNIASYALLTHMIAQQCDLEVGDFIWSGGDVHIYSNHVDQVKTQLEREPYALPKLVIKRKPDSIFDYKFEDFEFENYQHHPGIKAPIAV from the coding sequence ATGAAAAACTATCTCGATCTATTACAGGATATTCTGAACAGCGGCGTGCATAAGGGAGACCGTACGGGAACAGGGACACAATCTGTATTCGGCAGACAGCTCCGTTATGATCTCTCCGAAGGATTCCCACTGGTAACAACCAAACGAATTCATCTCAAATCGGTTATTCATGAACTGTTGTGGTTTTTGAGTGGCGATACGAATATATCTTATCTGAAAGAAAACGGTGTGAAGATCTGGGACGACTGGGCGGACGAAAATGGAGATCTGGGACCGGTGTATGGCTCGCAGTGGCGTACATGGGAAGCGCCAAATGGAGAAAAAATTGATCAGATCGCGGCAGTTATTGATTCGATCAAAAATAATCCGGATTCACGACGTCACCTTGTCAGTGCATGGAATGTGGCTGAGATTAACAACATGAAGCTTCCACCTTGTCATTTCGCGTTTCAGTTTTACGTTGCAGAGGGTAAATTATCTTGTATGCTTACAATGCGTTCCGTGGATACGTTCCTCGGGTTGCCGTTTAACATCGCGAGTTATGCACTCTTGACTCATATGATCGCCCAGCAATGTGATCTTGAGGTGGGTGACTTCATCTGGTCTGGAGGGGACGTTCACATCTACTCCAACCATGTGGATCAGGTTAAAACTCAGCTGGAGCGGGAACCTTATGCTTTACCTAAGCTGGTAATCAAGCGTAAGCCGGATTCGATTTTTGATTATAAGTTTGAAGATTTCGAATTTGAGAACTATCAGCATCATCCGGGCATTAAAGCTCCAATTGCAGTCTAA
- a CDS encoding Fur family transcriptional regulator: MASNRDKSISEQIFHIKNQLVEKGYKLTQQREVTVRVLLEHEKDHFSAEEVFLLVKEQFPEIGLATVYRTLELLSDLQVVEKINFGDGAARFDLRSTDGSHHHHHLICTECGKVEEIMEDGLLRLEQQIERQYGFAVTDHRLDFQGVCKECRQKHVLKEQAAG, encoded by the coding sequence ATGGCAAGTAACCGGGACAAGTCCATTTCAGAACAGATCTTTCACATTAAAAATCAATTGGTTGAAAAGGGATATAAGTTAACTCAACAACGGGAAGTTACTGTACGTGTGTTACTTGAACATGAAAAGGATCATTTTAGTGCAGAGGAAGTATTTCTCCTTGTGAAGGAGCAGTTCCCTGAGATTGGGTTGGCTACCGTATACCGAACTCTGGAGTTGCTGAGTGATCTTCAAGTCGTTGAAAAGATTAATTTTGGCGATGGTGCTGCACGCTTCGATCTGCGAAGTACAGATGGTTCTCATCATCACCATCATTTGATCTGTACAGAATGTGGCAAAGTGGAAGAGATTATGGAAGATGGTCTGCTTCGTCTGGAACAACAGATCGAGCGTCAATATGGCTTTGCTGTTACGGATCACCGCCTGGATTTCCAAGGCGTATGCAAAGAGTGCAGACAAAAGCATGTATTAAAAGAACAGGCAGCAGGATAA
- a CDS encoding HAD family hydrolase: protein MKLMKQHILFDLDDTLVYCNKYFNLILGEFFENMQEWFDGHALTTQEIREKQLEIDVTGVNKLGFASHHFPQSLIDTYRYFSSKFARSTSTREESYLSKLGMSVYDQEVEPYPHMVETLENLKSAGHSLYLYTGGETVIQQRKIDQMKLSAYFDDRIYIRQHKNIEALEGILSNGPFDRRATWMIGNSLRTDIMPAVKAGIHSIYIKQPNEWQYNIVELQPNPETSMYTITALEEVPKVIHENIQQQQQKRTLG, encoded by the coding sequence ATGAAATTAATGAAACAACATATTTTGTTTGACCTTGATGATACACTCGTATACTGCAACAAGTATTTCAACCTGATATTGGGAGAATTCTTTGAGAATATGCAGGAGTGGTTTGATGGACATGCTCTGACAACGCAAGAGATTCGCGAAAAACAACTGGAGATTGATGTAACCGGAGTGAACAAGCTTGGCTTTGCCAGCCATCATTTCCCGCAATCCCTGATTGATACCTATCGGTACTTTTCCAGCAAGTTCGCCAGATCAACTTCGACCAGAGAGGAATCTTATCTCAGCAAGTTGGGTATGAGTGTGTACGATCAGGAGGTTGAACCCTACCCCCATATGGTTGAAACGCTTGAGAACCTCAAAAGTGCTGGACATTCCCTCTACTTGTATACCGGCGGCGAAACCGTGATCCAGCAGCGGAAGATTGATCAGATGAAACTTTCAGCTTATTTTGATGATCGGATCTATATCCGGCAACACAAAAATATTGAGGCACTGGAAGGTATTCTGTCTAATGGTCCTTTTGATCGTCGTGCAACATGGATGATCGGCAACTCTCTGCGGACAGATATTATGCCTGCGGTAAAAGCTGGAATTCACAGCATATACATCAAACAACCGAATGAATGGCAGTACAATATCGTAGAACTTCAGCCTAATCCGGAAACATCGATGTATACCATCACTGCACTGGAAGAGGTACCCAAAGTCATACACGAAAACATACAACAGCAGCAACAGAAAAGGACCCTTGGATAA
- a CDS encoding helix-turn-helix domain-containing protein: MAYHVKIDVSPIYEMLNSFLVYVTKKWIQHLDIGPEWIQEVEGKLSSNVRAALAPAATWPFDDFDVLFAWAAYQNDTLENRDFLDMLAGMSAEDLYARVSPLLPALSIEESTRIRNSYVPLLRLWDEHYCQNMSVEQRVWLEEDAEEKRILLDKMGPELLIEYATAGVLVEPMPGLNEVILFPTVHNRPINMYCFYEGMMIMQYPVDAPEENEDQPPTCLLRFTHALADPERLRLLRYVSDEPKSLAEMCEELHKDEDTVKDQVMALRIAGLLRTHLLGSNRKEKYSIRPDGVSELNMFLESYIRI, from the coding sequence ATGGCTTATCATGTGAAAATTGATGTTTCACCGATATATGAAATGCTTAACAGCTTTCTGGTTTATGTCACGAAAAAATGGATTCAGCATCTGGATATTGGTCCTGAATGGATTCAGGAAGTGGAAGGCAAACTAAGTTCCAATGTACGAGCGGCACTCGCTCCTGCTGCCACTTGGCCTTTTGATGATTTTGATGTTTTGTTTGCATGGGCAGCATATCAAAATGATACATTGGAGAATCGTGATTTCCTGGACATGCTGGCCGGAATGTCAGCGGAAGACCTGTATGCTCGTGTGTCTCCTCTTCTGCCCGCTCTTTCAATAGAAGAATCTACGCGCATTCGGAACAGTTATGTCCCATTATTGCGACTATGGGATGAACACTACTGTCAGAACATGAGTGTAGAACAGCGTGTATGGCTGGAAGAAGATGCCGAGGAAAAACGCATTTTGCTTGATAAAATGGGCCCTGAGTTGCTTATTGAATATGCTACAGCAGGTGTGCTCGTTGAACCGATGCCCGGACTGAACGAAGTCATCCTGTTTCCAACGGTACACAATCGTCCTATTAATATGTACTGTTTCTATGAGGGTATGATGATTATGCAGTATCCCGTAGATGCACCTGAGGAGAATGAAGACCAGCCGCCAACATGCCTTTTGCGTTTCACCCACGCACTGGCTGACCCCGAAAGGCTTCGTCTGCTTCGTTACGTATCGGATGAACCCAAGTCTCTTGCTGAGATGTGTGAAGAATTGCATAAAGACGAAGATACCGTCAAAGATCAGGTTATGGCGCTGCGGATCGCAGGTTTGCTGCGAACCCATCTGCTCGGAAGCAACCGTAAAGAGAAATACAGCATTCGCCCAGATGGCGTATCTGAATTGAATATGTTTCTGGAATCCTACATTCGCATATAA